In one window of Candidatus Binatia bacterium DNA:
- a CDS encoding patatin-like phospholipase family protein — protein sequence MTALTSTSSVKIGVALSGGGAAGMAHVGVLEELVAAGLPIRCVAGTSAGAMVGAAFANGQLEAFRNTMCELTRARVLRLFDPIWPQAGLLEGRRSLELVRPHLGTTIEALPIAFAAVATDLDTGEEVVLQSGSVLEAVRASIAIPGLFTPQRLGPRILVDGGLVNPIPADVARALGADFVIAVSVLQVHPAVLPRRVTRSSLTEQWSERLRRRWKKPPLSTSRLLPETNGTPATELGLVEILSRASTIVQARIAAARLRDDPPDFLIHVPVRLGLFDFHLSREAIHAGRLTARQALPELKRALMSALPWAERLQRWLDTAATRWSASRR from the coding sequence ATGACCGCCCTTACCTCGACTTCTTCTGTGAAAATCGGCGTCGCACTCAGTGGTGGCGGCGCGGCCGGAATGGCTCACGTGGGTGTGCTCGAAGAGCTCGTCGCCGCCGGGCTACCGATTCGCTGTGTGGCTGGTACCAGTGCCGGAGCAATGGTCGGGGCGGCATTTGCCAATGGGCAACTGGAGGCATTCCGCAATACCATGTGCGAACTGACCCGCGCCCGTGTGTTGCGTTTGTTCGACCCCATTTGGCCGCAAGCCGGATTGCTCGAAGGGCGGCGCTCATTAGAGCTCGTTCGCCCGCACCTGGGCACGACGATCGAAGCATTGCCGATCGCGTTTGCTGCAGTGGCGACGGACCTCGACACGGGCGAGGAGGTCGTGTTGCAATCTGGTTCGGTCCTGGAGGCTGTGCGGGCCAGCATTGCCATTCCAGGCTTGTTTACCCCGCAGCGCTTGGGGCCGCGGATTCTGGTGGATGGTGGCCTCGTGAACCCCATCCCCGCAGACGTGGCCCGCGCTCTGGGGGCGGACTTTGTGATTGCCGTGAGTGTGCTGCAAGTTCACCCAGCGGTTTTGCCACGCCGGGTGACACGCTCGAGCCTAACCGAGCAATGGAGCGAGCGCTTGCGCCGGCGCTGGAAGAAACCGCCGCTTTCGACCAGCCGGTTGCTACCCGAAACCAACGGCACCCCCGCCACCGAGCTTGGCCTCGTTGAAATCCTCTCGCGCGCCAGCACTATCGTGCAGGCGCGGATTGCCGCTGCCCGCCTGCGTGATGACCCACCGGACTTCCTGATTCACGTTCCTGTTCGTCTCGGCCTGTTCGACTTTCACTTGAGCCGTGAAGCGATCCACGCCGGACGTTTGACCGCTCGGCAGGCACTCCCTGAACTCAAACGAGCGTTGATGAGCGCCTTGCCTTGGGCCGAACGGCTGCAGCGTTGGCTTGACACGGCGGCCACAAGGTGGTCAGCGAGTCGTCGCTAG
- the bioD gene encoding dethiobiotin synthase, whose amino-acid sequence MSTRIVFVTGTDTGVGKTTVSCGLVAALHARGLRVGVFKPAETGCSTGTDGKLVPADAVRLRGFAGAVQPLEEVCPYVFAEPLAPAIAAQREGRSIDFRWLCQHITSHAGSYDLALVEGAGGWLVPLTEQLTFADLALALGAHALVVVANRLGALNHALLTVQNIRMHGARWLGYVWNHPIPVTEVAQRTNVDALRAWLGEPLGAVPYSENALLDPQEAAQVTETSIDVDRLLATISGLATK is encoded by the coding sequence ATGAGCACACGTATTGTCTTTGTTACGGGCACAGACACCGGCGTCGGCAAAACAACCGTGAGCTGCGGGTTGGTGGCTGCGCTGCATGCGCGGGGTTTGCGGGTCGGTGTGTTCAAGCCAGCCGAAACTGGCTGCAGCACGGGCACCGATGGCAAGCTGGTGCCGGCGGATGCCGTCCGTCTGCGCGGATTTGCCGGTGCCGTGCAACCACTGGAAGAGGTCTGTCCCTACGTTTTCGCCGAGCCGCTGGCTCCGGCAATTGCTGCTCAGCGGGAGGGACGATCGATCGACTTTCGCTGGCTTTGCCAGCACATTACATCGCATGCTGGAAGTTACGATCTTGCGCTAGTCGAAGGCGCAGGTGGTTGGCTGGTACCGCTCACCGAGCAACTGACCTTTGCCGATCTCGCCCTTGCTCTTGGAGCGCATGCGCTCGTCGTGGTGGCCAATCGGTTGGGCGCTCTAAATCACGCGTTGCTCACAGTACAAAACATTCGCATGCATGGGGCGCGTTGGCTCGGCTACGTTTGGAACCACCCCATCCCAGTTACGGAGGTGGCTCAAAGAACCAATGTTGACGCGTTGCGGGCGTGGCTTGGGGAGCCACTCGGCGCGGTGCCTTACTCGGAAAACGCGTTGCTCGACCCGCAGGAGGCGGCGCAGGTGACGGAAACCAGCATCGACGTCGACCGCTTGCTCGCGACCATCAGCGGCCTCGCGACGAAGTGA
- the bioA gene encoding adenosylmethionine--8-amino-7-oxononanoate transaminase, translated as MARIAPDTLAEWDHRFLWHPFTQMAEWLNESPLIIERGEGPYLFDVHGNRYLDGVASLWCNVHGHRHPVLDAALQEQANLVAHSTMLGLSNVPAIALAKELVQRTPASLTRVFYSDSGATAVEVALKIAAQYWQLVGEPQRTDFVSLTEAYHGDTIGAMSLGYSEAFHRFHKPLLFPCHKLDPPHVFRWQRGLDAAAALDAAIAEAEALFRRHGARLAALIVEPLVQGAAGMWTHDPAYLRALRELTAHHGVLLICDEVATGFGRTGRLFAVEHAAVEPDLMCLGKGISGGYLPLAATLVREEIFTAFLGPYDAFRAFFHGHTYTGNPLGCAVGIASLAVFEQENVLDRVRTRAAELERLLAEEIAPLPHVGDVRQCGLMVGIELVADRETRAPYPAGLRIGHRVILAARRRGVILRPLGNVIVLMPPLCISADQLAELCTVARESIQEVTEQSRP; from the coding sequence ATGGCCCGGATCGCTCCTGACACGTTAGCCGAATGGGACCACCGTTTTCTTTGGCACCCGTTCACCCAAATGGCGGAGTGGCTGAACGAATCGCCGCTCATCATCGAGCGCGGCGAAGGACCCTACCTCTTCGACGTGCACGGCAACCGCTATCTCGACGGCGTCGCCTCGCTCTGGTGCAACGTGCACGGGCACCGGCATCCGGTGCTCGACGCTGCGTTGCAGGAGCAGGCCAACTTGGTGGCCCACTCGACCATGCTCGGTCTCAGCAACGTGCCCGCTATTGCGCTTGCCAAGGAACTTGTCCAACGCACACCTGCATCGCTCACGCGGGTTTTCTATTCCGACTCGGGGGCGACCGCCGTTGAGGTAGCGCTGAAAATTGCGGCGCAATACTGGCAGTTGGTCGGCGAGCCGCAGCGAACAGACTTTGTGTCGCTTACCGAGGCGTATCACGGCGACACCATTGGGGCGATGAGCCTCGGCTACTCCGAGGCGTTTCACCGTTTCCACAAGCCACTCTTATTCCCCTGCCACAAGCTGGACCCTCCCCATGTATTCCGGTGGCAGCGGGGGCTCGATGCCGCAGCAGCGCTCGACGCAGCCATTGCTGAGGCGGAGGCATTGTTTCGCCGTCACGGGGCTCGGCTGGCAGCATTGATCGTCGAGCCACTGGTACAAGGCGCAGCAGGAATGTGGACGCACGATCCCGCCTATTTGCGCGCGCTCCGCGAGCTAACCGCGCACCATGGCGTGCTGCTCATTTGCGACGAAGTGGCCACGGGCTTCGGACGCACCGGGCGCTTGTTCGCGGTGGAACACGCCGCCGTCGAGCCTGACCTGATGTGCCTAGGCAAGGGCATTTCGGGCGGCTACTTGCCGCTCGCGGCCACGCTCGTGCGGGAGGAGATTTTCACCGCGTTTCTGGGGCCATACGATGCTTTTCGGGCGTTCTTCCACGGGCACACCTACACCGGGAATCCACTTGGCTGTGCAGTGGGGATCGCGAGTCTTGCCGTGTTCGAGCAAGAAAACGTGCTGGATCGCGTGAGGACTCGGGCCGCGGAGTTGGAACGGCTCCTCGCCGAAGAGATTGCGCCGCTACCGCACGTGGGCGACGTCCGGCAGTGCGGGCTCATGGTCGGAATTGAACTCGTGGCCGATCGGGAAACCCGCGCGCCCTATCCCGCAGGGCTGCGCATCGGCCATCGAGTGATTCTCGCGGCACGGCGGCGTGGCGTTATTTTGCGCCCGCTTGGTAACGTGATCGTACTTATGCCTCCGCTTTGCATCTCCGCCGATCAATTGGCAGAGCTGTGCACAGTCGCGCGGGAGAGCATCCAGGAGGTTACAGAGCAGAGCCGCCCATGA
- the bioF gene encoding 8-amino-7-oxononanoate synthase — MDLERAASETLAAFQERGLLRALRPVGSAVAPWVDLAGRRTLLMCSNNYLGLANHPELVAAAADAAARWGVGAGASRLISGSLALHEELESELARWKGTEAAVLFNSGYHANVGTIAALVGEGDAVFSDALNHASIIDGCRLSRARVVVYPHNDVDRLGYELAHTPARHRLIVTDSVFSMDGDRAPLVEICEVAQRFGAWVMVDEAHATGVLGPTGAGLVEELGLHGRVAVQMGTLGKALGCFGAYVAGARSLIQLLINRARSLVYTTALPPPVVGAALAAVRLVRSRPDLRQQLSANAASLQRALRAAGIPTIPYASHILPVLIGDPARTMRISARLLEEGVWVQGIRPPTVPEGTSRLRITVMATHSPRDLEFAARAFTKVFSEEEQNGPDRS, encoded by the coding sequence ATGGATTTGGAACGAGCCGCGAGCGAGACCCTAGCAGCATTTCAGGAGCGAGGATTGTTGCGCGCGCTGCGGCCCGTCGGCAGCGCTGTCGCTCCGTGGGTGGATCTGGCCGGCCGGCGCACTTTGCTCATGTGTTCGAACAACTACCTCGGGCTCGCAAATCACCCGGAGCTCGTGGCTGCGGCCGCCGATGCTGCAGCCCGCTGGGGGGTGGGAGCGGGGGCGTCGCGGCTGATCTCCGGCTCGCTCGCGCTACACGAGGAACTCGAATCCGAACTTGCCCGCTGGAAGGGTACGGAAGCGGCCGTGCTGTTCAATTCCGGCTACCACGCCAACGTCGGCACGATTGCCGCCCTCGTTGGCGAGGGCGATGCCGTGTTCAGCGATGCGTTGAATCATGCCAGCATCATCGACGGCTGCCGGCTCTCCCGTGCACGCGTGGTGGTCTACCCGCACAATGATGTCGACCGATTAGGGTACGAACTTGCGCACACGCCTGCTCGCCACCGCTTGATCGTCACGGATTCGGTGTTCAGCATGGATGGCGATCGCGCCCCATTGGTCGAGATTTGCGAAGTGGCCCAGCGCTTTGGAGCGTGGGTCATGGTCGACGAAGCGCATGCCACTGGGGTTCTCGGTCCCACCGGCGCGGGTCTGGTCGAAGAGCTTGGACTGCACGGCCGGGTTGCGGTCCAAATGGGAACCTTGGGAAAAGCCTTAGGTTGTTTCGGTGCGTATGTCGCTGGTGCGAGATCTTTGATCCAACTGTTGATCAACCGCGCACGCTCTTTGGTGTACACCACGGCCTTGCCCCCACCGGTAGTCGGTGCAGCGCTGGCGGCCGTGCGCCTGGTGCGCAGCCGGCCCGATTTGCGGCAGCAACTCTCTGCCAATGCTGCCTCCCTTCAGCGTGCTCTTCGCGCCGCCGGCATCCCTACCATCCCGTACGCGAGCCATATCCTCCCGGTGCTGATCGGTGACCCGGCACGCACCATGCGGATCTCTGCGCGCTTGCTCGAGGAGGGTGTGTGGGTGCAAGGAATTCGTCCGCCCACCGTACCCGAGGGCACATCACGGCTGCGCATCACCGTGATGGCAACGCACTCGCCACGCGATCTCGAGTTTGCCGCACGCGCGTTCACCAAGGTTTTCAGCGAGGAAGAGCAAAATGGCCCGGATCGCTCCTGA
- a CDS encoding M23 family metallopeptidase has product MRRFVTIVVVGLIAMGAGLVWMQWDRAPTVIADETSPVIGAAAPVRLSVRSPGPGLEAVRLTARRGEHTWPLYERLFVRSTWRGSGVNECVIDTVPNWAGLGVGDGELEVELWASTYGWHLWRAEQVLVWQRKIVLDTTPPRLELLTSQHNVRLGGVELAIWRQSADAVQSGVEVGEYFFPAVRGFFADAQLTMGLFAIPQDLDGTAQPRVVAWDHAGNRSQVAIPVVIQMRRFAERMLNLDDDFLARKVPEIEAANQLPATGTLVERYLRINRDLRRQNETTLRQLASKSQATPHWFGTFHRQSNTAPLSSFADRRTYVYRGEQIDRQVHLGFDLASIKASPVEAAQKGTVVFAGNLGIYGNTVVVDHGLGVFTLYGHLRAIDVKPGDLVERGHQLGLTGETGLAAGDHLHFSVMLWGVHVDPVEWWDGSWIRKHLLAKIEAFPRASVSEGQGSP; this is encoded by the coding sequence ATGCGCCGATTTGTTACGATTGTTGTTGTTGGTTTGATCGCCATGGGCGCCGGGCTGGTTTGGATGCAGTGGGACCGCGCGCCCACGGTGATCGCCGACGAAACGAGTCCGGTAATCGGTGCTGCCGCTCCTGTTCGCCTGAGTGTGCGGAGCCCGGGACCGGGACTGGAGGCCGTGCGGCTCACTGCGCGGCGGGGAGAGCACACTTGGCCACTGTACGAGCGGCTGTTTGTTCGGAGCACGTGGCGCGGAAGCGGAGTCAACGAATGCGTGATCGACACGGTACCGAATTGGGCCGGGCTGGGCGTGGGAGACGGCGAGCTGGAAGTGGAGTTGTGGGCTTCCACGTACGGGTGGCACTTGTGGAGAGCGGAACAGGTACTGGTGTGGCAGCGCAAAATTGTTTTGGACACCACGCCGCCCCGGTTGGAGCTTTTGACCAGCCAGCACAATGTCCGTTTGGGCGGGGTGGAACTGGCCATTTGGCGCCAGTCGGCGGACGCCGTGCAAAGTGGCGTGGAGGTGGGAGAATATTTCTTCCCTGCAGTCCGTGGCTTCTTTGCTGACGCACAGTTGACAATGGGACTATTTGCGATTCCGCAGGATCTCGATGGCACTGCGCAACCGCGCGTGGTTGCATGGGATCACGCCGGCAATCGCAGCCAAGTTGCGATTCCAGTGGTCATTCAGATGCGCCGCTTTGCCGAGAGGATGTTGAACCTAGACGACGACTTCCTTGCCCGTAAGGTTCCGGAAATCGAGGCCGCCAATCAGTTGCCGGCCACAGGCACGCTGGTCGAGCGCTACCTGCGCATCAACCGTGACCTGCGGCGACAAAACGAAACGACCCTCCGGCAACTTGCAAGCAAGAGTCAGGCGACGCCCCACTGGTTTGGCACCTTTCACCGGCAATCGAACACTGCGCCGCTGAGTTCCTTTGCCGATCGGCGAACGTACGTGTATCGGGGTGAGCAGATCGACCGCCAGGTGCATTTGGGGTTCGATCTAGCTTCGATCAAGGCCAGCCCGGTCGAGGCGGCCCAGAAGGGCACCGTGGTGTTTGCTGGCAACTTGGGAATTTACGGCAACACGGTCGTCGTCGATCATGGGCTCGGCGTTTTTACGTTGTACGGGCACTTGCGAGCCATCGATGTGAAGCCAGGGGATTTGGTGGAACGGGGCCATCAGCTTGGCCTCACGGGAGAGACCGGCCTCGCCGCGGGCGATCACTTGCACTTTTCCGTGATGCTGTGGGGCGTGCATGTCGATCCCGTCGAGTGGTGGGACGGGAGTTGGATTCGCAAGCATCTGCTGGCAAAAATCGAAGCGTTTCCTCGCGCCTCTGTGAGTGAAGGGCAAGGGAGTCCATGA
- a CDS encoding HAMP domain-containing histidine kinase produces the protein MGTSAEGPLEVEARHVDGRPLFLVMFASLLPARPRAILVVACARQLSEKVTLELQKERAAREKAESELRDQSLWSALGTLVGRVAHDIRNPLFGMLATIDALEAKIGAPDVQEYFNVLRSEGHRLNRLLEELLAFGRGGRARRREIVELGGVVGEAMRQCEQLAKERGVTLKIVHRAASARVNADEEHLVQAVQNIVQNAVQHSRPGSEVAAFTSVLKRKGGGMAVCEVWDAGPGFRPEDLPHVFEPFFSRRSGGTGLGLAIAARIVSDHGGTIRVGNRPRGGAWVRIEIPVARERRSSGPSE, from the coding sequence ATGGGGACCTCGGCGGAGGGACCCTTGGAAGTGGAAGCGCGGCATGTAGACGGGCGGCCCCTGTTCTTGGTCATGTTCGCCTCCCTCCTGCCGGCTCGACCACGAGCCATTCTGGTTGTGGCATGCGCTCGGCAACTCTCGGAAAAGGTCACCCTGGAATTACAGAAGGAGCGGGCCGCCCGAGAAAAGGCCGAGTCGGAGCTTCGGGATCAAAGCCTCTGGTCCGCACTGGGTACGTTGGTGGGGCGGGTGGCTCATGACATTCGCAACCCCCTGTTTGGAATGCTGGCCACGATCGATGCCCTGGAAGCCAAGATTGGCGCGCCTGATGTGCAAGAGTATTTCAACGTCTTGCGGAGCGAGGGGCACCGCTTGAACCGGTTGCTAGAGGAGCTGCTCGCGTTCGGACGCGGGGGGAGGGCCCGGCGCCGCGAGATTGTGGAGCTCGGCGGCGTCGTTGGGGAGGCGATGCGGCAGTGTGAGCAACTGGCCAAGGAACGAGGTGTTACCTTAAAAATCGTGCACCGTGCCGCGAGCGCCCGCGTGAATGCGGATGAGGAACATTTGGTGCAGGCGGTGCAGAACATCGTGCAAAACGCCGTCCAGCATTCGCGTCCAGGGAGCGAAGTGGCGGCATTTACGTCGGTGTTGAAGCGAAAAGGCGGAGGCATGGCGGTGTGCGAGGTGTGGGACGCCGGCCCAGGTTTTCGCCCCGAGGACCTCCCGCACGTGTTCGAACCGTTCTTTTCGCGGCGCTCTGGGGGTACCGGTCTTGGCCTGGCCATCGCTGCGCGGATCGTGAGCGATCACGGGGGAACCATCCGCGTGGGCAACCGCCCGCGTGGCGGGGCGTGGGTGCGCATAGAAATTCCGGTGGCGCGAGAAAGAAGAAGCTCAGGCCCAAGCGAATGA
- a CDS encoding sigma-54 dependent transcriptional regulator: MSLRVLVADDEDTVLFALREYLGSRGWQVTEARSAAELWRAIEQGLPDVVLLDYQLPDATALDILAALRERIPTVPVIILTGFGSIELAVKAMQLGAKQFLTKPLDLPTLATLIERVDSERRAEALYLVSRESQVRREANPFVGTSQAIRRVEQLAKKIARSDAAVLLTGETGTGKGVLARWLHAQGPRRGNPFVDINCAGLGGELLHAELFGYEKGAFTGAVERKLGLVELAHRGTLFLDEIGDMDLAVQAKLLKVLEERRFRRLGAVADVQVDIRLISATHHDLTQAVVRGSFRSDLYYRIAVVTLELPPLRERKEDVPLLAEEMLRQFAPAGRDGPWRLSPEAIQALVRYSWPGNIRELRNVLERATLLANGPTIGAEHLAVGVAGFVAAPNVMAVEENADLPLAEVEKRHILRVFDAVGGDVARAAERLGVPRSTLYQRLQSYGVQPRRPRKARRS; encoded by the coding sequence ATGAGTTTGCGGGTGCTCGTTGCTGACGACGAAGATACAGTGCTGTTTGCCTTGCGAGAATATTTAGGATCGCGAGGCTGGCAGGTCACAGAGGCACGGAGCGCGGCAGAACTCTGGCGGGCAATCGAACAGGGACTGCCAGATGTCGTCCTGCTCGATTACCAGCTCCCGGATGCTACTGCGCTCGACATTCTTGCGGCGCTACGGGAAAGAATCCCGACGGTACCGGTGATCATCCTCACCGGATTTGGTTCGATCGAACTTGCGGTTAAGGCCATGCAATTGGGGGCAAAACAGTTTCTGACCAAGCCGCTCGATTTGCCGACCTTGGCTACGCTCATTGAGCGGGTGGATAGCGAGCGGCGAGCGGAGGCGTTGTATCTTGTTAGCCGCGAGTCGCAGGTGCGCCGCGAGGCCAATCCGTTTGTCGGGACCAGCCAGGCCATCCGTCGTGTGGAACAGTTGGCAAAGAAAATTGCTCGGTCCGATGCGGCGGTGTTACTCACTGGCGAGACGGGTACGGGCAAAGGCGTGCTTGCGCGTTGGCTACATGCTCAAGGCCCGCGCCGAGGGAACCCATTTGTCGACATTAACTGCGCTGGACTGGGTGGCGAGTTGCTCCACGCTGAACTGTTTGGGTACGAAAAGGGTGCCTTCACAGGGGCGGTGGAACGTAAGCTTGGCCTGGTGGAGCTTGCCCACCGTGGCACACTGTTTCTCGACGAGATTGGCGACATGGACCTGGCCGTGCAGGCGAAATTGCTCAAGGTGCTGGAAGAGCGTCGCTTTCGGCGCTTGGGCGCCGTTGCCGATGTCCAAGTCGACATTCGCTTGATCAGTGCCACGCACCATGACCTGACACAGGCCGTGGTGCGTGGCAGTTTTCGCTCGGACCTATACTACCGCATCGCCGTGGTCACACTCGAGCTGCCGCCCCTCCGCGAGCGCAAGGAAGACGTTCCTTTGTTGGCCGAGGAAATGCTTCGGCAGTTCGCGCCAGCAGGAAGGGATGGTCCTTGGAGACTTTCGCCGGAAGCGATTCAGGCTCTGGTGAGGTATTCCTGGCCGGGAAATATTCGGGAGCTGCGAAACGTGCTCGAACGAGCGACGTTACTCGCCAATGGGCCCACCATTGGCGCGGAACACTTAGCCGTTGGGGTGGCTGGCTTCGTGGCCGCCCCGAACGTAATGGCTGTAGAGGAGAACGCGGACCTGCCATTGGCCGAAGTGGAAAAGCGCCACATTCTGCGGGTCTTCGATGCAGTGGGGGGGGATGTGGCCCGAGCTGCCGAGCGCTTAGGGGTGCCGCGCAGCACGCTGTATCAGCGGTTGCAAAGCTACGGAGTGCAGCCGCGGCGTCCGCGCAAGGCCCGGCGTTCCTAA
- a CDS encoding response regulator → MSRLLVVEDSDALRFAMREFFQNRGYTVDEASSLAEALRHIARRSYAAVLLDWSLTPDGAEGAEVLRYLRGGKVRKPPLAVVVTALRDAEVERMARSLGAQHVLWKPVDLSQLAALLPPPRPTSAKPKK, encoded by the coding sequence ATGAGCCGCCTGCTGGTGGTTGAAGACTCGGACGCGCTTCGCTTTGCGATGCGAGAGTTCTTTCAGAACCGTGGCTATACGGTCGACGAAGCGAGCAGCTTGGCGGAGGCGCTGCGGCATATCGCTCGGAGGTCTTATGCAGCGGTTCTGTTGGATTGGTCGCTAACGCCGGACGGAGCGGAGGGGGCGGAGGTTCTCCGTTATCTCCGCGGCGGCAAGGTGCGGAAGCCGCCACTTGCCGTGGTGGTGACGGCCCTGCGGGATGCCGAAGTGGAGCGAATGGCACGATCACTTGGCGCGCAGCATGTTCTGTGGAAGCCGGTCGACCTCAGCCAGCTCGCAGCCCTGTTGCCCCCGCCAAGGCCGACGTCTGCCAAGCCAAAGAAGTGA
- a CDS encoding ATP-binding protein, translating to MSNGKQADPQNRWQNNAETNLRETHADEERGAAQPDLTPREAEIERLRAELEETRRAFDHFACAVAHDLRTPLRHIEAFAHLIQKEVPDASAVAQSYLVSLRNAVADMRELLEALLRLCRAGHAPLARRRVDLKQMVLTILARFQRRFPQRVTQVTFRGDLEASADPDLTYLLLHALLDNAWKYAQPRPTTTLEVGERLCGSHRVYYVRDFGVGFPQEQAQELFKPLRRLHSSAEFEGVGLGLALAKRIVERHGGEIWAEGEVGQGACFYFTLGA from the coding sequence ATGTCGAACGGCAAACAAGCGGACCCGCAAAATCGCTGGCAAAACAATGCTGAGACGAATCTCCGGGAAACCCACGCGGACGAGGAGCGGGGAGCAGCACAACCGGACCTCACGCCCCGAGAAGCCGAGATTGAGAGGCTGCGTGCAGAGCTCGAGGAGACCCGCCGCGCGTTTGACCACTTTGCATGCGCTGTGGCCCATGACTTGCGTACACCGCTGCGTCACATCGAAGCGTTCGCTCACTTGATCCAAAAGGAGGTTCCCGACGCGAGCGCGGTTGCGCAGTCGTACTTGGTAAGCCTGAGAAATGCGGTGGCCGACATGCGGGAATTGCTCGAGGCCTTATTGCGCCTCTGCCGCGCGGGCCATGCCCCGTTGGCGCGCCGGCGCGTGGACCTCAAGCAGATGGTGCTGACCATCCTGGCCAGATTCCAACGCCGCTTCCCACAGCGCGTAACCCAAGTCACGTTCCGCGGCGATCTCGAAGCCTCTGCGGACCCAGACTTGACGTATCTCCTCCTCCACGCGCTTCTCGACAATGCATGGAAGTACGCGCAACCCCGGCCAACTACGACGCTCGAAGTTGGGGAGCGGCTTTGCGGAAGTCACCGCGTGTATTACGTGCGCGATTTCGGAGTAGGTTTTCCGCAGGAGCAGGCCCAAGAGCTGTTCAAGCCCCTGCGCCGCTTGCACTCCAGCGCCGAATTCGAGGGCGTCGGGCTAGGGCTGGCGTTAGCCAAGCGGATTGTCGAACGGCACGGCGGGGAGATCTGGGCCGAAGGAGAAGTCGGCCAGGGGGCTTGCTTCTACTTCACGTTAGGTGCGTAG